The DNA segment AAGGAATTAGAATATTATGAAAGAAGAAAATAAGAAGAGATTATTAAACAGAATAATAAAATATGTATTATTAACGATATTAGTGATAGGTATTTCTTTTGGAGTATACTCATACTTTAAGGCAGGAGAGGATATACAACCTATTCAAGAAATACAAAAAATAGACCAACAAGAAACAAAAGATGAAGGTTATAAGCCGGATAAAGCAGAAAAAGAATATTTAGAAAAAAAATTCAAGGAGCTAAGAGATATTAATAGCGATGTAATTGCTTATATGTATGTTCCGGGAGATGGTGAAGATTCATTAAAAGAACCAATTTTACAGACTACAAATAATAGTAAATACTTAGTAACAGATATTTATAATAAGCCATCAAATCTTATCGGTGCAGTGTTTATGGATTATGAAAACAATGCATCTTTCGCAGAAAAAGATATTAAATGGATTTTTGGGCATGCTCGAGGTGGTATAGAAGAAAAACGAATAACACTAGATACTAGAGTCTTTAATAATATAAATTGGTTTGGTAAAAAAGATTATTTCGATACACATAGAGTTATTGTTATTGAAACACCGGAAAGAAAATATTATTATGAAGTGACAGGTGTTAGCGTTGTTAATGAAAATACAGAATTATATCAACTTCCTAACAATTCAGAAGATAAACAAATATTTATAAATAAGTTTAAAGCAAGTTCGAAAAATTGGCTATCTGATACTAAAATTTCTGGAGATGATAATATGGCAGTTTTTGCTACTTGTAGGTTAGATAACGTTTATTTAAGAAGTTTAGTACTAGCTAGACAAATACCAGATTCTGAATTGAAGAATTTTTTAGAAAAATACAAAGATTTATTAAATAGCTAAGAAAAAAGAATATTCCTGAATTTCAGGAATATTCTTTTTAGTTGTTATTATCTTTTAAACTAAAGTAACTAATAACAGTACATATTAGCATAGCAAGTGTAGTTATATAAAATGGAGTTATAAATTTTTCTAAATGTAGAGCTTCAGGTAGTTTAGTAAGAATAATAGGT comes from the Gemella morbillorum genome and includes:
- the srtB gene encoding class B sortase, LPKTxAVK-specific, translated to MKEENKKRLLNRIIKYVLLTILVIGISFGVYSYFKAGEDIQPIQEIQKIDQQETKDEGYKPDKAEKEYLEKKFKELRDINSDVIAYMYVPGDGEDSLKEPILQTTNNSKYLVTDIYNKPSNLIGAVFMDYENNASFAEKDIKWIFGHARGGIEEKRITLDTRVFNNINWFGKKDYFDTHRVIVIETPERKYYYEVTGVSVVNENTELYQLPNNSEDKQIFINKFKASSKNWLSDTKISGDDNMAVFATCRLDNVYLRSLVLARQIPDSELKNFLEKYKDLLNS